The proteins below come from a single Drosophila kikkawai strain 14028-0561.14 chromosome 3R, DkikHiC1v2, whole genome shotgun sequence genomic window:
- the LOC108080446 gene encoding uncharacterized protein, with protein sequence MSKLPCSYDAEKRIWKGMPQYSPFKPDTSLGRVIFRNMRNWPQNVCQISDTEGVEVTFGQALSWAVRIAQHLKSRGLDHKDIIGISAKNTTYVMPIAVACFFHGTPFQSANPILEESTLKHLYTISKPKVIFTDAVHYEKLYSATSDFKPEIILTTGTKEGVLSIQDLLHPTKTEFYYQPTPLKEGPKQTVAILTSSGTTGMPKAVCISNDILIQETVFVNSSDTIFISASLDWITGLWATIFSTVNGCTRIISSKPFTADYFVYLVSKYRITYALIPPEHCCALLDCPTATPEALGSLTKLNFGGGRMTQATVERIKKLAPNGVLNSSYGMTEVGFIVFNHGHLKLTAAGNPLPGIQVKIVDDDGNSLGPNQTGEIVVHNGFNWNGYFADPVATKEMQDEEGWFHTGDMGYFDEDDYLYMTDRKKEVLKWKGLQMWPAEVEAVIDEMPEVKRVCVIGIYDETQGDVPGALIVREDNVTLTAQQVIDHVAKRLPDIQKQLRAGVQFADEIPQNHNGKAVRRYARDLFVALSKKN encoded by the exons ATGTCCAAGTTACCCTGCAGCTACGACGCGGAGAAGCGGATCTGGAAGGGCATGCCCCAGTACAGCCCCTTCAAGCCGGACACCTCCCTCGGTCGTGTCATCTTCAGGAACATGAGGAACTGGCCCCAGAATGTCTGCCAG ATTTCAGACACCGAGGGCGTGGAGGTCACATTCGGTCAGGCTCTCAGCTGGGCTGTTCGCATCGCACAGCACCTGAAGAGCCGTGGCCTGGACCACAAGGATATCATTGGCATCTCCGCCAAGAACACTACCTATGTGATGCCCATCGCAGTGGCCTGTTTCTTCCATGGAACACCCTTCCAGTCGGCGAACCCCATTCTGGAAGAAT CCACACTCAAGCACTTGTACACCATCTCCAAGCCAAAGGTAATCTTCACTGATGCCGTGCACTATGAGAAATTGTACTCGGCCACTAGCGACTTCAAGCCAGAGATTATCCTTACCACCGGCACTAAAGAGGGCGTCCTCAGCATACAGGATCTGCTGCATCCAACGAAGACGGAGTTCTACTACCA GCCAACTCCCTTGAAGGAAGGACCCAAGCAGACGGTGGCCATCCTTACTTCCTCCGGCACCACTGGAATGCCCAAGGCTGTGTGCATCTCCAACGATATCCTGATTCAGGAGACTGT CTTCGTCAACTCCAGCGACACCATCTTCATCTCGGCCAGCCTGGACTGGATCACGGGTCTGTGGGCCACCATCTTCAGCACCGTTAACGGGTGCACAcgcatcatcagcagcaagcCCTTCACCGCAGACTACTTTGTTTACCTGGTGAGCAAGTACCGCATCACGTACGCCCTGATCCCGCCGGAGCACTGCTGCGCCCTGTTGGACTGCCCCACGGCCACGCCGGAGGCTCTGGGCAGTCTCACCAAGCTGAACTTTGGCGGCGGCCGGATGACGCAGGCCACCGTGGAGAGGATCAAGAAGCTGGCGCCCAACGGAGTGCTAAACTCCTCGTACGGCATGACTGAAGTGGGCTTCATTGTGTTTAATCATGGACACTTGAAGCTGACTGCGGCTGGCAACCCACTGCCGGGCATCCAGGTGAAGATCGTGGACGACGACGGCAACAGCTTGGGCCCGAACCAGACTGGCGAGATCGTCGTGCACAACGGCTTCAACTGGAACGGGTACTTCGCGGACCCCGTGGCCACCAAGGAGATGCAGGACGAGGAGGGCTGGTTTCACACCGGCGACATGGGTTATTTCGACGAGGACGACTACCTGTACATGACCGACCGCAAGAAGGAGGTGCTCAAGTGGAAGGGCCTGCAGATGTGGCCTGCCGAGGTGGAGGCGGTCATCGACGAGATGCCAGAGGTGAAGCGCGTCTGCGTCATCGGCATCTACGATGAGACACAGGGCGACGTCCCCGGAGCCCTGATTGTCCGCGAGGATAACGTAACCCTCACCGCCCAGCAGGTAATAGACCACGTGGCCAAGCGACTTCCCGACATCCAGAAGCAGTTGCGCGCTGGCGTCCAGTTCGCGGATGAGATCCCGCAGAACCACAACGGCAAGGCCGTGCGACGCTATGCCCGTGACCTGTTCGTCGCCCTGTCCAAGAAGAACTGA
- the eIF3d2 gene encoding eukaryotic translation initiation factor 3 subunit D-2, whose protein sequence is MSTYAPFIKPQVEYNEHGWGPCEVPEMDVPYQPFCKGDRLGKICDWTVPPQERKFANKYASSFGNSGQYAYFHEDDDTTFHLVDTTGSRSQKPYQRGRFRPNMRSNARGGRGRTGRGNGPAGMGGGPTAGGGTGNSTKYGKARDTRRFQGRRFGRNAPSRLRESSVVVRSEWVSVEELDFSRLLKLSLPNVKEGLDIVTCGSLEYYDKVYDRINLRNERALLKMDCIVHTVSTTDDPVIRRLSRTMGNVFATDEILATIMCCTRSIYSWDVVIEKLGTKVFLDKRDNARFDLLTVNETSMDPPMDEEGSINSAHSLATEATLINHNFGQQVLRSGDQEPRFKFDEPNPFQEPGVQLAPLGYRYRQWDLGNGIVLVARCKHNGVIQGPSGEMQFLSIKALNEWDSKAANSVEWRQKLDTQRGAVLASELRNNACKLARWTVEAVLAGSDQLKLGYVSRVSPRDHLRHVILGTQQFKPQEFATQINLNMDNAWGILRCLVDLVMKQPDGKYLIVKDPNKPMVRLYDIPENTFDSDSDDEDDSSETVGNSTEI, encoded by the exons ATGTCGACCTACGCTCCGTTCATCAAGCCACAAGTGGAGTACAACGAGCACGGCTGGGGTCCGTGCGAGGTGCCGGAAATGGATGTGCCTTACCAGCCGTTCTGCAAGGGCGACCGCCTGGGCAAGATTTGCGATTGGACTGTGCCGCCGCAGGAGAGGAAGTTCGCCAACAAGTATGCCTCTTCCTTCGGCAACAGCGGTCAGTACGCGTACTTCCATGAGGACGACGATACCACCTTCCACCTGGTGGACACCACTGGCTCCCGATCCCAGAAGCCCTACCAGCGCGGTCGCTTTCGCCCCAACATGCGCAGCAATGCTCGCGGGGGCAGAGGTCGCACAGGACGTGGAAACGGTCCTGCGGGCATGGGCGGCGGTCCGACGGCAGGTGGCGGCACTGGGAATAGTACGAAATACGGGAAGGCTCGGGACACGCGCCGCTTCCAGGGCCGCCGTTTCGGCCGGAATGCCCCCTCCAGACTTCGAGAGAGCTCAGTCGTTGTGCGCTCCGAATGGGTATCTGTCGAGGAGCTCGACTTTTCACGCCTCCTCAAGCTGTCGTTGCCAAATGTCAAGGAGGGCCTGGACATCGTGACCTGCGGCTCTCTGGAATACTATGACAAGGTCTACGATCGGATCAACCTGCGCAATGAGCGGGCTCTGCTGAAGATGGACTGCATTGTCCACACGGTGTCCACCACCGATGATCCGGTGATACGTCGCCTCTCGAGGACCATGGGCAACGTCTTCGCCACCGACGAGATTCTGGCCACCATCATGTGCTGCACTCGCTCGATTTACTCCTGGGACGTGGTCATTGAGAAGCTGGGCACAAAGGTTTTCCTCGACAAACGGGACAACGCACGCTTCGACTTGCTGACGGTGAACGAGACCTCAATGGATCCGCCGATGGACGAGGAAGGCTCCATTAACTCGGCACACAGCCTGGCCACAGAGGCTACGCTCATCAACCATAATTTCGGGCAGCAG GTTCTGCGCAGCGGCGATCAGGAACCGCGCTTTAAATTTGACGAGCCGAATCCGTTCCAGGAGCCAGGCGTTCAGCTGGCCCCTCTGGGCTACCGCTACCGCCAGTGGGATCTGGGCAACGGGATTGTATTGGTCGCCCGCTGCAAGCACAATGGGGTGATCCAGGGGCCCAGCGGCGAGATGCAGTTCCTCTCGATTAAGGCCCTCAACGAGTGGGATTCGAAGGCGGCCAACAGCGTGGAGTGGCGCCAGAAGCTAGACACGCAACGCGGCGCCGTTCTGGCCTCCGAACTGCGGAACAACGCCTGCAAGCTAGCCCGCTGGACCGTCGAGGCGGTGCTGGCCGGGTCCGACCAGCTTAAGCTGGGCTACGTGTCAAGGGTGAGCCCGCGGGACCACCTCCGGCACGTGATACTGGGCACGCAGCAGTTCAAGCCGCAGGAGTTTGCCACGCAGATTAACCTCAACATGGACAATGCCTGGGGCATCCTTCGCTGCCTGGTCGACCTGGTGATGAAGCAGCCGGACGGCAAGTATCTCATCGTGAAGGATCCCAACAAGCCAATGGTCCGTCTGTACGACATACCGGAGAACACCTTtgactcggactcggacgacgaggacgactCCAGCGAAACCGTCGGCAACTCTACAGAAATCTAG
- the LOC108080477 gene encoding uncharacterized protein, producing the protein MGKNKGGGGGGGGGGGGGGGGGGNKKGGGGAGAAAGAGAGNKNKGGGGGDKGGAKKGPEPKAAAGGGKKGGKK; encoded by the exons ATGGGTAAAAATAagggtggcggtggcggcggaggaggaggaggaggcggcggcggagggGGTGGCGGCAAT AAAAAAGGAGGTGGCGGcgcaggagctgctgctggagccgGGGcgggaaataaaaacaaaggagGCGGTGGTGGTGACAAAGGTGGAGCCAAGAAAGGACCAGAGCCAAAGGCAGCCGCAGGCGGTGGCAAGAAAGGAGGCAAGAAATAG
- the Adk1 gene encoding adenosine kinase, whose amino-acid sequence MDLPEGILMGFGNPLLDITCIIEDNTMLEKFGLSPNAAIIAEEKHDALFDELMNMENVIYSAGGACQNTMRIFQWIVQTPRRGIFTGAVGNDKLGDRIGKRAKADGLLTLYQVKEELPTGSCAVIINGLNRSMVANLGAASLFTDEWMDDEENLCYLERSQFFYFTGFFMAVCPSVVERVSKMCAESHRLMILNFSAVFVLQMQRAALIQVMQNVDVIICNKEEAIAFGDASGWKTKNIFEVGHKLQSMPKANIRPRLVLILDATCPVLCFQENERILEYPVPKVDKSKIIDTNGSNDAFVGGFLAMFVQKLPLDYCIRTGIFASHQTQNVIGVQIEKLPKFNEICM is encoded by the exons ATGGACCTGCCCGAGGGAATCCTAATGGGCTTCGGCAATCCCCTTTTGGACATCACCTGCATCATCGAGGACAACACGATGCTTGAGAAATTCGGCCTGAGCCCCAACGCCGCCATCATCGCCGAGGAAAAGCACGACGCGCTCTTCGACGAGCTAATGAACATGGAGAATGTCATTTACTCGGCGGGTGGAGCATGCCAGAACACGATGCGGATCTTCCAGTGGATCGTGCAGACTCCCCGACGAGGAATCTTCACTGGAGCAGTGGGTAACGATAAGCTAGGCGACCGCATCGGCAAGAGGGCGAAGGCCGATGGCCTGTTGACTCTATACCAGGTGAAGGAAGAGTTGCCAACTG GTTCTTGCGCCGTGATTATCAACGGCTTGAACCGCTCAATGGTGGCCAACCTCGGTGCCGCCTCTCTATTTACCGATGAGTGGATGGATGACGAGGAGAACCTTTGCTATTTGGAGCGCTCACAGTTCTTCTACTTCACCGGCTTCTTCATGGCCGTTTGCCCGTCTGTCGTTGAGCGCGTTTCCAAAATGTGCGCCGAGTCCCACCGACTGATGATCCTCAATTTTAGCGCCGTTTTCGTGCTGCAGATGCAGCGCGCCGCTCTCATTCAGGTCATGCAGAACGTGGACGTCATTATCTGCAATAAGGAGGAGGCTATCGCCTTTGGCGATGCCAGCGGCTGGAAGACAAAGAACATCTTCGAGGTCGGCCACAAGCTGCAGTCAATGCCCAAGGCCAACATCCGTCCGCGCCTGGTGTTAATCTTGGACGCCACTTGTCCTGTGCTGTGCTTCCAGGAAAACGAGCGCATCCTGGAGTACCCCGTGCCAAAGGTAGACAAGAGCAAGATCATTGACACCAACGGCAGCAACGACGCATTTGTCGGTGGGTTCCTGGCCATGTTTGTCCAAAAATTGCCACTGGACTACTGCATCCGCACCGGCATATTCGCTTCCCATCAGACACAAAACGTGATAGGCGTTCAGATCGAAAAGCTGCCGAAATTTAATGAGATATGCATGTAA